From Demequina capsici, one genomic window encodes:
- a CDS encoding RNA polymerase sigma factor, whose translation MTLPRSRPAALDVVQGDTTKENATTTAAKKPTARKTASKATATTRKAAPKAAEALDADDAEQEVDLADEAGPDEVKDDEDEGPDRGFVLGGADDDAPVQQVTTAGATADPVKDYLKQIGKVALLNAEQEVDLAKRIEAGLFAEEKLGSGEKIAPKLRRELEWIANDGRHAKNHLLEANLRLVVSLAKRYTGRGMLFLDLIQEGNLGLIRAVEKFDYTKGYKFSTYATWWIRQAITRAMADQARTIRIPVHMVEVINKLARVQRQMLQDLGREPTPEELAKELDMTPEKVVEVQKYGREPISLHTPLGEDGDSEFGDLIEDSEAVVPADAVGFTLLQEELSKVMDTLSEREAGVVGMRFGLTDGQPKTLDEIGRVFGVTRERIRQIESKTMSKLRHPSRSQVLRDYLD comes from the coding sequence GTGACGCTACCACGCAGCAGGCCGGCCGCCTTGGACGTTGTCCAAGGCGACACGACGAAGGAGAACGCCACGACCACCGCAGCCAAGAAGCCCACCGCGAGGAAGACGGCGTCCAAGGCCACCGCCACGACCAGGAAGGCCGCGCCCAAGGCGGCGGAGGCGCTGGACGCTGACGACGCCGAGCAGGAGGTCGATCTCGCCGATGAGGCCGGTCCCGACGAGGTGAAGGACGACGAGGACGAGGGGCCCGACCGTGGATTCGTCCTGGGCGGCGCCGACGACGACGCGCCCGTCCAGCAGGTCACGACCGCCGGTGCCACCGCAGACCCGGTGAAGGACTATCTGAAGCAGATCGGCAAGGTCGCGCTCCTCAACGCCGAGCAGGAGGTCGACCTCGCGAAGCGCATCGAGGCGGGCCTGTTCGCGGAGGAGAAGCTCGGCTCGGGCGAGAAGATCGCGCCCAAGCTGCGTCGCGAGCTCGAGTGGATCGCGAACGACGGTCGTCACGCCAAGAACCACCTGCTCGAGGCGAACCTGCGTCTGGTGGTGTCCCTCGCGAAGCGCTACACCGGTCGCGGGATGCTGTTCCTCGACCTGATCCAGGAGGGCAACCTCGGCCTCATCCGTGCCGTCGAGAAGTTCGACTACACCAAGGGCTACAAGTTCTCCACCTACGCGACGTGGTGGATCCGTCAGGCCATCACGCGCGCCATGGCCGACCAGGCGCGCACCATCCGCATCCCCGTCCACATGGTCGAGGTCATCAACAAGCTCGCTCGCGTGCAGCGCCAGATGCTCCAGGATCTGGGCCGCGAGCCCACGCCTGAGGAGCTCGCCAAGGAGCTGGACATGACGCCCGAGAAGGTCGTCGAGGTCCAGAAGTACGGCCGCGAGCCCATCTCGCTCCACACCCCTCTGGGCGAGGACGGCGACTCGGAGTTCGGAGACCTCATCGAGGACTCCGAGGCCGTGGTCCCTGCGGACGCCGTGGGCTTCACGCTCCTCCAGGAGGAGCTGTCGAAGGTCATGGACACCCTGTCCGAGCGCGAGGCGGGCGTGGTCGGCATGCGCTTCGGGCTCACCGACGGCCAGCCGAAGACGCTCGACGAGATCGGCCGGGTCTTCGGCGTCACCCGTGAGCGCATCCGCCAGATCGAGTCCAAGACCATGTCGAAGCTGCGTCACCCGTCACGCTCGCAGGTGCTGCGCGACTACCTGGACTGA